A section of the Petrimonas sulfuriphila genome encodes:
- a CDS encoding TonB-dependent receptor translates to MKNFINKLVLACLFLGINVYTFAIQMPDEIKQAKTIRGIVTEQGTNEPLPGTSVYVKGTTIGTTSDVDGKYQLNVPSEESILVFSFIGKKTVEHPVRGMTVIDIVMEDDATMLEEVVYTGYMTQRKADLTGSVSIATSSDIIKNPSANAMKALQGKLSGVHITTNGGNPAEGVTIQVRGLSSLSGGVKPLIVLDGMPTENLNLRDINSGDIESIQVLKDAASASIYGARASGGVILIQTKKGKEGAISVEYNGSVSFSSVVNKPTLMNAEEYGIAAFRAQAYDEKVYGVSMSLPNTYDFTWHRNDNGLAVLDGVKPAEWLNPEKTARGSDTNWMDEIYRTAMMTNHQVTVSQGTDRSKSLFSLGYYNNEGTQIHTFFRQYSVRANNEYALLNNRLKIGENIALSYLQYRDANETRWAMINPPAGPVYDINGNWAGAPGFDDFTNPVRVLTMNKDNINNYVKIIGNVFLDLDIWKGISARTQFGVDYGNAYSRVVDGIWSETGGRNSDGENYVGSYQSHPLSYVWTNTLSYNLTTGRHSLDAVAGTEFTRFVQEGFSARREGIYLEDRDFAHIGVTTGTKYSLGSSADEFTYFSLFGKMNYAYDSKYLLSFTLRRDGSSLFGSNNLYATFPAVSAGWRINNEPFMADIEVVSDLKLRASWGANGSVQGLPRGYTSTPFTTDYFGTSYPIEGNESGPLWSGYRRTWLGNPNLKWETTKQTDVAVDFGFMNQRLFGSLSYYFKKTNDVLVQVPYIAAMGEGGEPWINGANMNNQGVEFEVTYRNNPTADFQYAITANIGSYRTKLVELPENVINRYPGDGMRDFVIGRTPNILYGMVADGIFKTQEEVDNHAEQTGKAIGRIRYKDLDGNGVIDELYDRTFIGITDPDFFGGITFDLGYKNFDMNIFFQGVYGNKVNNIWKQESDLWNISVPAGKNHEKRILNAWYFDNADSDIPAVSNSNPNSEQRFSSYFVEDGSYLKLRNIELGYTFPKKLTGAMMMQHLRIYASARNVLTLKKGWGSDKYTSFDPEMPGYGYLTPLTMAFGVNVTF, encoded by the coding sequence ATGAAAAATTTTATCAACAAACTCGTTTTGGCTTGTTTGTTTCTGGGAATCAATGTATACACCTTCGCAATCCAAATGCCTGACGAAATAAAACAGGCAAAAACCATCCGGGGAATCGTTACAGAGCAAGGTACAAATGAACCTTTACCGGGAACAAGTGTGTATGTAAAAGGTACTACTATCGGTACTACTTCCGATGTAGACGGTAAATATCAGTTAAATGTCCCTTCGGAAGAGTCGATACTGGTTTTCTCTTTTATAGGAAAGAAAACAGTGGAACACCCTGTGAGAGGAATGACCGTAATTGATATAGTTATGGAAGATGATGCAACCATGCTTGAAGAAGTGGTTTACACAGGTTATATGACACAACGAAAAGCCGATCTTACCGGATCCGTCTCCATAGCAACCAGCAGTGATATCATTAAAAATCCTTCGGCCAACGCTATGAAGGCGTTACAGGGAAAACTTTCCGGAGTCCATATCACCACAAACGGGGGGAATCCAGCCGAAGGAGTAACCATTCAAGTGAGGGGGCTTTCTTCTCTTTCTGGTGGTGTAAAGCCGTTGATTGTGCTGGACGGGATGCCCACGGAAAATCTTAACCTCAGGGACATCAATTCCGGGGACATAGAATCAATTCAGGTATTGAAAGACGCTGCTTCAGCGAGTATATACGGTGCGCGTGCATCGGGTGGCGTCATCCTTATCCAGACTAAAAAAGGAAAAGAAGGCGCTATATCCGTTGAGTATAACGGAAGTGTTTCATTCAGTTCTGTTGTTAACAAACCCACGTTAATGAATGCGGAAGAGTATGGAATAGCGGCTTTCAGGGCACAGGCATATGATGAGAAAGTGTATGGTGTATCTATGTCGTTGCCTAATACCTATGATTTTACCTGGCACAGAAACGACAACGGATTGGCAGTTCTTGATGGGGTGAAACCTGCAGAATGGCTTAATCCGGAAAAAACAGCCAGGGGTTCGGATACCAACTGGATGGATGAAATTTACCGTACCGCCATGATGACAAACCACCAGGTAACTGTATCCCAGGGGACAGACCGGTCCAAAAGTTTGTTTTCACTGGGTTATTACAATAACGAGGGTACGCAAATTCATACCTTTTTCAGACAATATTCGGTGCGTGCCAATAATGAATATGCACTGTTGAACAACCGGCTGAAAATTGGTGAAAATATCGCATTGAGCTACCTGCAGTACAGGGATGCGAATGAGACCCGTTGGGCGATGATCAATCCTCCTGCAGGTCCCGTTTACGACATTAATGGTAACTGGGCGGGAGCTCCCGGTTTTGATGACTTTACCAATCCGGTACGTGTATTGACAATGAATAAGGATAATATTAACAATTACGTGAAGATAATCGGGAATGTTTTCCTGGACCTCGATATATGGAAAGGGATCTCGGCACGTACTCAGTTTGGAGTAGATTACGGAAACGCTTATAGCAGAGTGGTAGATGGTATTTGGTCTGAAACAGGAGGAAGGAACAGCGACGGGGAGAATTACGTAGGGAGTTACCAGTCCCATCCGTTGAGTTATGTCTGGACCAATACGCTTTCCTATAATCTGACTACAGGAAGGCATTCGCTTGATGCAGTAGCCGGTACTGAGTTTACCCGTTTTGTACAGGAAGGATTTTCGGCCAGAAGAGAGGGAATATACTTGGAAGACAGGGATTTTGCACACATTGGGGTGACTACCGGTACAAAATATTCCCTGGGTAGTTCTGCAGATGAATTTACCTATTTCTCGCTCTTTGGTAAAATGAATTATGCCTATGACTCGAAATATCTACTCTCGTTCACTTTACGACGTGACGGCTCATCACTTTTCGGTTCGAACAACCTATATGCTACTTTTCCTGCGGTATCGGCCGGGTGGAGGATTAATAACGAACCCTTTATGGCTGATATCGAAGTTGTGTCTGACTTAAAACTTCGTGCAAGCTGGGGTGCTAACGGAAGTGTACAAGGTTTACCCCGCGGATATACCTCCACTCCTTTCACAACCGATTATTTTGGTACATCTTACCCGATAGAAGGTAACGAAAGTGGCCCCCTCTGGTCAGGTTACAGAAGAACCTGGTTGGGAAACCCTAATCTTAAATGGGAAACGACAAAACAAACCGACGTTGCTGTGGATTTTGGTTTTATGAATCAACGTTTATTTGGCTCATTAAGCTATTATTTTAAAAAAACAAACGATGTACTGGTACAGGTCCCCTACATTGCCGCAATGGGTGAAGGAGGAGAACCATGGATCAATGGGGCTAATATGAATAATCAGGGTGTTGAGTTTGAAGTCACTTACAGAAATAACCCTACTGCTGATTTTCAATATGCTATAACGGCTAATATCGGCTCTTACAGGACAAAGCTGGTCGAACTTCCAGAAAATGTGATTAACCGCTATCCGGGAGATGGTATGCGTGATTTTGTAATTGGCAGAACGCCTAATATCCTTTATGGGATGGTGGCGGACGGAATATTCAAAACGCAGGAAGAAGTGGATAACCATGCCGAGCAGACCGGAAAAGCTATCGGGAGAATTCGTTATAAAGACCTGGACGGCAACGGAGTTATTGATGAGTTGTATGACAGGACTTTTATCGGGATTACCGATCCGGATTTTTTCGGAGGGATTACCTTTGACCTCGGGTACAAAAATTTCGATATGAATATCTTTTTCCAGGGAGTGTATGGTAATAAGGTAAATAATATCTGGAAACAGGAAAGTGATCTGTGGAATATTTCTGTTCCTGCAGGAAAGAATCACGAAAAAAGAATCCTGAATGCCTGGTATTTTGATAATGCCGATTCCGATATCCCGGCTGTATCCAATTCAAATCCCAACAGTGAACAACGGTTTTCTTCCTATTTTGTGGAAGACGGATCCTACCTGAAGCTGAGGAACATAGAATTGGGATACACTTTCCCCAAGAAACTTACAGGAGCAATGATGATGCAGCACCTTAGGATTTACGCTTCGGCGCGCAATGTGCTTACGCTTAAGAAAGGATGGGGAAGCGACAAGTACACCAGTTTTGATCCGGAAATGCCCGGGTACGGATATTTGACACCGCTTACGATGGCTTTTGGAGTTAATGTAACATTCTAA
- a CDS encoding RagB/SusD family nutrient uptake outer membrane protein yields MKQLKYIFLLIAFLITANNCSDLLEVNPKQVLDEGLLNSPEDMEGFVTATYARITDIPSWDSPFSPWWSGSMRSDDSYKGGGGVWDGGDGWGFMETFVNLTANGWPIDYPWYVSYQIIQRSNTAIQKLNNIAEEDYPLKSVRIGEMKFIRAFVHFRLKQFFKYMPYIDENVVGSSGEFEAIPNKDAKFPNDQYLWERILSDFKDAENALPATQPEKGRVDKNAATAMIARTLMFMAYEQDDRHQVININKDRLTEALVYLNKITDQEGEKVGLCGNFGENFIHTSDNNTKESIWEIQYSIDDGSSTGGKINRGEGLNHPWNWGGFQCCGFHHISYNMGNAFKTGPDGLPLFDDYNKDSYGDYIKNTDGSDNIALVEAGNPEYFGKYSWDPRFSHTAGVPGHPWKYDPGLIFESRGIRNGAEYGWLKSVKELPHPGCDCLLYDGWQFNSMNKRMIRYDEVLLWKAEVLIQLDRWNEALAPINKVRERAANSADWLIKADGTSVMNYHVEIYKPGENCVWDKDFAWKAMQWENRLEMAGEGRRFFDLQRWGNLEEIMNNYFTVEKTRFSWMANARFTAGRDEFFPIPQNQMKWAKGTYTQNPGY; encoded by the coding sequence ATGAAACAATTAAAATATATCTTTTTACTCATCGCTTTCCTCATTACGGCAAACAATTGCTCCGATCTTTTGGAAGTGAATCCTAAACAAGTGTTGGATGAAGGCTTACTAAATTCTCCCGAAGACATGGAAGGTTTTGTAACGGCAACTTACGCAAGGATTACCGACATACCTTCCTGGGATTCGCCTTTTTCGCCCTGGTGGTCCGGATCCATGCGTTCCGACGACTCCTATAAAGGAGGAGGCGGCGTTTGGGACGGAGGTGATGGATGGGGTTTCATGGAAACCTTTGTGAACCTGACAGCAAATGGCTGGCCGATAGATTATCCGTGGTATGTTTCTTATCAGATTATTCAGCGCAGCAACACCGCAATACAGAAACTGAACAATATCGCCGAGGAAGATTATCCGTTGAAAAGCGTAAGAATAGGAGAAATGAAGTTTATCAGGGCTTTCGTACATTTCAGGTTAAAACAGTTTTTCAAGTATATGCCGTATATCGACGAAAATGTGGTAGGTAGTTCGGGTGAATTTGAAGCAATTCCTAACAAAGACGCCAAGTTTCCGAATGATCAGTATCTTTGGGAGCGGATTCTTAGTGATTTTAAAGATGCGGAAAATGCTTTGCCGGCTACACAACCTGAAAAAGGCAGGGTAGATAAAAATGCTGCAACGGCTATGATTGCCAGAACATTAATGTTTATGGCATACGAACAAGACGACAGGCATCAGGTAATCAATATAAACAAAGACAGGCTTACGGAAGCGTTGGTTTACCTGAATAAGATTACCGATCAGGAAGGTGAAAAAGTGGGTCTTTGTGGAAATTTCGGAGAAAACTTTATCCATACTTCCGACAACAATACGAAGGAATCAATCTGGGAGATTCAATATTCCATTGATGATGGCAGTTCTACGGGAGGAAAAATAAACCGGGGGGAAGGGTTGAATCACCCCTGGAACTGGGGCGGATTTCAATGTTGCGGATTCCACCACATAAGCTACAATATGGGCAATGCCTTTAAAACAGGACCTGACGGATTACCTTTGTTTGACGATTACAATAAAGACAGTTACGGAGATTATATCAAGAATACGGATGGAAGTGATAACATTGCCCTTGTGGAAGCTGGAAATCCGGAATATTTCGGAAAATATAGTTGGGATCCTCGTTTTAGCCATACTGCAGGTGTCCCCGGACATCCGTGGAAATACGATCCGGGCTTGATTTTTGAGAGTAGGGGGATAAGGAATGGAGCCGAATACGGTTGGCTGAAATCAGTAAAAGAATTGCCTCACCCCGGTTGTGATTGTCTTTTGTATGATGGATGGCAGTTCAATTCTATGAACAAGCGGATGATTCGTTACGATGAGGTCTTGCTCTGGAAAGCTGAAGTACTTATTCAGTTGGACAGGTGGAACGAAGCGTTAGCACCCATCAACAAAGTTCGTGAACGAGCTGCTAATAGTGCCGATTGGTTAATCAAAGCAGACGGAACATCGGTAATGAACTATCATGTTGAGATTTACAAGCCGGGTGAGAATTGTGTCTGGGATAAAGATTTTGCCTGGAAAGCAATGCAGTGGGAAAACCGCTTGGAAATGGCCGGTGAAGGACGTCGTTTCTTCGATTTGCAGCGTTGGGGAAATCTGGAAGAGATTATGAACAACTATTTTACCGTGGAGAAAACCCGGTTCTCATGGATGGCAAACGCCCGGTTTACTGCCGGACGTGATGAATTTTTCCCTATCCCGCAAAATCAGATGAAGTGGGCTAAAGGTACCTATACACAAAACCCCGGATACTAA